ACTCGCATACATAAAGCCTTTCCCCTGATATATTTTTTATGACCTCATAAATAACAGCCTCATCTTTTCTGCCTGCAAAATTTACTATTGAATAGCCCTTTATTTCAGTCCCTTCTTTTAAATACATATTAAAACCTCCTTAAGCCTCTACAACAGGCTTATTTTTATTCCTTATAACGGTCACATAAAACACAATCGCCGTAGATACAAACCTCATAATTGCAACGAGGCTCAAGGCGGCCTTTACGCTTGTGTGGTCCATAAAAAACTGGATAAAAAGCGGTGAAAAGCCAAGGCTTAAATTCATAAAGGTATTATAAAGTCCTATATAAAGAAGCCTGTTTTTATCGGGAGTATTGATTAAAAGCCCGTTAAGCAAGGTAATATTTAGCCCTATAACGCCTATGCCGTTTACCATAGACTGAATAATAAGGAAATAAAGATTGGGGCTCATTACTAAGAAAAGCGTATTGATAGCCATTGTAAGGCATGCGGCAGTTAATGCTATGTTGTTGCCTTTTTTAACAATAATCCGATTCCATCTTGAAGCAAAAAGAAAAGAGCTTAACCCTGAGGTTACACTTATAATGGCAAGCCATATTTCGTTCGCTCCAAGATTTTTTATTACGTAAATACTGGAAACCGCCCAGCCTGAATGATAGCTTATATAGTATAAAAGCGTGCATACCCCAAAGGACACAAAGGCCTTATTGTGAAACGCTTCTTTTATATCACTAATCTTTATATTGATCTTTCCCTGCACCTTCTCCGGAGAATATTTAGGGTTATATTCTTCTTTTAGTTTTGAAAAATAAAATACTTCTCCAAGACCAACAATAAATGCCGT
This is a stretch of genomic DNA from Anaeropeptidivorans aminofermentans. It encodes these proteins:
- a CDS encoding MFS transporter, producing the protein MCLNIISGGIGIFQFSKLNKEFNSSVKYLNRLNRNIIIFIIYGLLYDTAINIYKPLAVKYLERLGGSNLQITLYNCLPGFVGAAVLLPGLFYLLKVEKKKAVTCVFIFISRFILLLIAFVPMLPNELRPIAFVLLISAMNFPEAVSQASMQSFSGDLFDGRVRATAFSLRNKFGNLLILIVTLVSGMIISYIPKSEAGIMLCYRIFFATAFIVGLGEVFYFSKLKEEYNPKYSPEKVQGKINIKISDIKEAFHNKAFVSFGVCTLLYYISYHSGWAVSSIYVIKNLGANEIWLAIISVTSGLSSFLFASRWNRIIVKKGNNIALTAACLTMAINTLFLVMSPNLYFLIIQSMVNGIGVIGLNITLLNGLLINTPDKNRLLYIGLYNTFMNLSLGFSPLFIQFFMDHTSVKAALSLVAIMRFVSTAIVFYVTVIRNKNKPVVEA